ttatttttatctttttatttttatactctgtacagggtatattaagtttgtcatgaagtttgtaaaaccCAGAAGGTAATGTCAGAGATATCTTAagcaatatattgtatgtatgtatatatacaaattacaaaacgaATCTTGTCACGTTCGGAGGTCTGTACATAAGCCAattagtcccttagtttttgaaatattgaactgaaattttgcacacctcCTTTTCTCGCTaataagctgctcatttgtcgaaaccagCCATaatggaccactatagcatatagctgctatacaaactgaacaataaaATTCTAGTCTCTGTATGGCAAgccttttcatttgacaagatatcttcataaaactTGGCGTGGATTATTGTCCGAGGCAACTCCTCAATTTCCGAACatattgttgagatcggactactatagcttatagctgccatacaaactgaccgattgaCTTGTatagacaacttttttattaagatatttcCACGAAATTTTGCGTAAAATGTTTTCTAAGTCAATGCTAAAGCCACCGAACatatcgttcagatcggactattaGAACacatagctgccacacaaactgacttACTAATATGGCATTTGAATTACCCTGTGAATGGTGTTATAGCTTCGAttcaaccgaagttaacatttttccgGTTTTTggaatcaaaatttattttttgtgatttacAATCCGctatttggaattaaaaaattatttttaattaaaaaaaatttcaggcctaaaaaatagaaaaaggaataatttatataattttttaataaatccaaCCAAAATAGAGGtgcaactattttttattttttcgcaatatgaataaaaaaaacgcgagtataaaacattaattaataatattaagtaaTATCATGCTAATTATGTCCAAAAATACTTATTTAGTACAAGTAAATTATGGTGGCAAGGCATTTCTatacaaataagaaaatttaaaacaaaacatttttttttaattaaacacatAATTACGCACAAGCTCGTCTAAAGCGCGAATACTGCTACACTTTGTACTTTTTGTATGCATACATTCCAGCATCAAACCCTAACATGCTTGCTGTGGTAAATGTAAACGAAAAACTGTTATCCGCGCCATGGTGGCTTGCAGAAATTCGTGTGTTTATCCGATTTGCTATTGGATGTGGACGATTTGGTTTTACTAGCTAAAGCGAGAATCTCATCCAATTTATCAAATTCACTGGGCGATTTGCTCAATAActgcaattaaatataaattaggttacaattatatgtacttataaggCATTTTACAAACCAATTCTATGTAAGCCTGCAGTCTGTCCATTGGTTCGGGCGAAGACTTTCGCTCATTGATATTATTTAGATTATTCTCTTTGATTTTCAATATGCGATCACGCGTTTTATTCTTTTTAGGCGTTCTGTAATTACTATCGTCTTTATTTAGTTCATTTTCATTGTTTGCTGGTGATTCGCACTCTGTATTATTGCTTATTTGCTGTGATTGATTGCTCGGCGATGTCAATATTTCCAATGCCTTTTGCCATTGATCTTCCATCACATCGTGTAACTTTTCCGCGATGACAGCTCtgaaatcaaacaaaattttagttaatattATTTGTAGGAACATTTAAATTTACGCCACCTTTTTGTTTTGTAAGCATTCAGTTTACAGTCCAAATCTTCTATTTTCTTTGTGGCATTCGCCAGTTGTATGCGATACAGTTCAACTTCTTCCTTTTGTTTCTCTTGCAGCAAATTCAGCTCCATCTCGTTTTTCTCATTAATTAGTTCTATTTGTTTGACGGCGCGTTCAGCGATTAAACGCTCACGTTCACGCGCCTCTATTTTCAGTATTTCCTCATTCTTGTCTAGTTGCTGTTGAAATTCCTTCATTTTTTGGTCCACTGCATTTTCCAATTGTTGTTGGTAGTGTGTTTTTAGAGTCTTTTGCTGAAGttccatttttttcttcaaatttatcTAAGAGTTAAGGTTTATTATGCAtggattaatttttatatttataaaatattgtttacctCGCTCTCTGTAAGCGCCGTTACTTTCTCTTGcaatgattttcgctgtgtttCTAAGGCGTCTGCGCgggttttttgcttttgttgaaaTTCCTGCAACAATTCCTTTTGATTTCTTAATGTACCGCAGTCTTTTTCTAGATCGTCGCAGCGTGTTTTGAGCTgtaaattattgaaatgcaaagaataaatatatgcatattccTTTTTGCTACTCATTTATTCTACCTTTTCATTTAGATAATCCACTTTCACTAGCTTATCCTTGAATTTGTTTAACTCATTGATAGCGAATTCTTCCGATCTTTTACAGCCGTGAATCTTTAGTTCAAGCTCTTCTATTTGTTGCTTATACATAGTTGTGCACTCGTTCGTTTTTCTAGTTAGAAAATAATAGATAATTGTTATGCACAATGGATTGACTCAAatagattaatattttttataaattattacctGGAAGTTGTCGATAACTCATTTTCCAGCTTCTCACTTTTATCCTGAAATTTAGTTACTAAGCTTAAGGCCTGTGCTAATTCTTTTTGTAGTGATTCTAGTTTAGTGCCATACTGAGTATTGTCTGCTTCTAGTTTCGAAACTTTTTCACGCAGTTGATTGACTTCCGCATCCAAGCTGTTTAACGAATATTCATATAAagagtttgaaaaaatattcagcATAAAGGTTTagtagtacaacaacaacagtagtaCTTACGATTTACATTCTGATTGTGCGTTGCATATTGCTGCATCTTTGGCACGATCCACTTCTATAGCCACCGACAGCCGTTGTTGGTATTCAAGTAAGCGCGTTTGCAAAGAGTGTACCGTTCGTTCAAGGTGCTGACGCCGCAGCTGTTCTTCTATATACACAGACTGTTGTGGGGCAGCACAAGCAATGGCAGTGCCCTGACCACTTTTGCCCCAGATTTCACTTAAACTTATTAAATTCACATCAGCTCCCAAAGTTGTTTTTACATCGGGATATGCTTGTTGATATCGATTTTTCATTTGCTGAGGTTTTGTAATTATAGAATTCGGATTATTGACTTCTTCCTGGTACACATTATCCATTTGTTCACGATTTCGATCGCCTAGGAAATTATCAATTTCATTCAAAATGCCGCCAGCATCCTTGTTATAAAGACGTTCAGTGTTGGTATAACATTTAGGTGTGGAATGGACCAGCCCTTCCCTATTATGCCGTGCTGCTTGTGTGCCATTCGATATGGTGGATATGTCTGAAGCGGCTGTAAAACGGGCATCCTTTTCGCGTTCCAGCAATTTCAAGCGTGAGTTGATTTCGTTTAGCTCCGTATATTTATTCGCAACAAACATTTCCATATTTCGCTGGTCACTTGCGCCATCAATGTTGGTATTCGATTCTGTAAGTGTCGcttccatttcatttatattattttctgagTGATTTAAATGATTTCTGTGGCCAATATATGCATTCATGTAATTGACATCGCGTGTAAACGCTGTAGCTGAACTCCTTACAGGATGAATGATTTGAAACTCCTCCAATTCCTCCGGGGTAGCAGTGGCAAAGTAATTCGGTGGTATTAATAGCAAAATATCAGTATCATCTGAATCACTCATTACACGGCGATACCGcgatgtttttatattttgttacaagttgaaaaaatattaaattttagtcgTTATATGTCCAGttgataaaataattgtttataattaattacaaacTAAACTGACTTTGACATTTTTCATGACAACAATGTGGTATCTACTATGCAATTATTGGCGCAATAATTCACAATCAGACCGGCAGGTGTTTGGAAAAACTGGAGCAGGTACATCAGCATTTGAATTtctgtatacatatgcataattgtTGGAATTTAGGAACCGAAAAAGTCACATAatgtttgtttaaataaattttactttaaaaatattgaactaaCTGTTTTTAAATGTACTCCAATAACTTTTACTATTGTGAATGGGGTGAAAGGATAACAGATGTTATATGTATTACTTTGGTtaacaaataattgcaattcttttcgaattcaaaaacaaaaactcattttttttatttatttcattattgtttGCTGAGTAACAAAGAAAAGTTGGATAGAATTAACTGAAACagaagaaagttgaaaaaataaacatatatcaTTTGCAAATACTAACATATCCCATatacattttgaaataaagttcAGGTCCAAGAAGGGTTGTAAGCtatttaaattaacatttaaattattaaatctttgtacatttttattaaatacaaatacaaagaataaattcaaaacaataaacatataattAATTATCGACTTAAGCTATCTTATTGTACATACTAAATTATAACTTTTATTATGCTACTGTTTCTGGAAGCGTAAGCGGTTGTGTAGAAGCATTAAAATCATCGTCACTACTGTCATGAATATCCATTTGTGCATTACTGTTACTCCGCCCTCCTGTGCTAACCTTTTCTAATTCCATTTCCAACTTggctattttatttttcttttcatttaatatCAGAAGAAATTTGGCCAGCATCTTCTCTTTCCATTCCTCTTTTTCTAGCAATACTTTTTCAACAGCATCGATTGCATTTGATAACGCTTTTTCTATTACCTGATCTTCATTTTTAGACTTttcattattgattttttgtaaGGCAATATCCAGcatatcatattttttattagcttCCTGCAATTGTATTTCCACATACATAATGTGTAAATCTCTGGTTCTATTCACacgcattattttattttcgtgaTCCAACTCAATTTCAAAACCATCTAAACCAATATCTGTAGTTAGCACTTTCTTAAGTACATCCAGATATTCGTCCAGTGATATATCAAGTTCCTCTGCAGCCTCCTCGAAATCTTTTACTTCTATTTTTCCTTCATAACAATGCTGTGTATTCGagtcttttatatataatttgacAAGCTTCTTCTGATCCCACTcactatgtaaatatatgtagcaCTTTTTATCAGATTCCAAATTTTTCAGCAATATCTTTTTCAAGTAAACGGAATCCATTATTTCAAGTAAAAATTTaggatattaaaatattgtgaaattttactCCAAACACAATGTTCCGACAGTTTGGTGGCCAATGTAAATAAATCACAATCCATGAATTTATGGGTTTTGTGCAACTTCTTACTTTTGATACTATTTTTTAGGGTTGACTTAATtaagtaataatttataataatattaatatatttatgttttgtaaaaatttagaaatatatatatatacataaataccgGAATAAATGCAATTAGAGAGTAACTCGGTTTCTTATGGCATGCATACTTGTTTCGAATTCCCCTTGACGCATGTCAAATGTAAATCACAACAAAGTACTGTATAGTAGTAGTATTTATTATGTTTAAACAttatagttttctttcataaaatgattgtaaataaaatttataattattaagtTAATATGAATACATAATTCTATctttaaattgcataaaaacaatttcagattttttttttactgaaaaccAGCAATgcactaatttttttctttttttttttgaaattaccaTTAGCCAATAcattatgtgcatatatgtatgtatataaatgtatgaatattttaatatgtatgtgtttttgtatatgtatgtacatcaaagcataataatatacaatataagcaAATAATATGGATATTAATTACAATTGGTATTAActgaattatattatataacaaaacttaaaatatacacaaaaaattaCTAGAAAATGTTAACAATCAAAGACATGCAATGCACGCAAATATAGTAAGGAAATAATACATTTAGTCTTTATCGAATTACAGAACTTTCAACTcaatacatttacataaatatatgtatatacatatatatgtatgtatgtatgtacaaaagttAAACAGATTCAACTTTGAGCTTTGGTCAATATGTGTAGGTGAGTGTGTTTTTGGTGATActcaagtaaatatatttatataaaaaagtactgGACACATATTACCAGCATGAACAATGAATGCAACAGCTGAAttcattcaataatttttttaggggTTTCATGGTGAGCGCGCAGCCTCAATGCCTGAATTTATGTGCATGTGCAGGAAAAAAAGGTATGCCATACATTTAGCTGCAATACAATACTTATATAGTAAATAACATATTGGGAAACATAATTTGCCAACTCTAacgttattttaaattataataaatacaatatagtTTCTTGCATTTTACTAATGCTAGCTATAGACATTTAAAAAATGGTTATGTTTTATGTGCGCGATTATCGAAGTTGCATCCTCATAGAAGTAGTAAATCATCATCACCAGGTTTTTTAGTCGACGATTTCTTTTGATTATCTGCACCAGCGTTGCTAGTGACGCTGCTATTCGTATTGGCAGCCGCTATATTGGGAAGATTTTCGGCAGCTGCTGCACGCTCCTCCAAGAATTTATCGAATTCGGTGCTAGTTAGGGTTTCCTCAAAGCCTTCAGCGCCTTCCTTCTGCAATTTTGATTTGTTAATAAGGTTTTCATAAActcaaatatgtatgcatggtTTGCTTGTAATAATAAcgcataaatgtgtataaatatgcATGCCCTAGTGTTTGtagcttaaatttatttaataaacataaaataaatgggTTTAACCTGATTACTTACAGAACTGCCTAACCATGCCTCCATTTCATCAACTTCGTTTTCTCTTGCCGGCTTTGTTTACGAaacacgaaatattttttttttgtattgaatacACAACCGAAAAATATGACAAAAcaaagaatataatttttaatacaacaccaaagcaattgaaatgaaaaaatatggtaacgaaaaatttgtataatataatacagtaaaatatataaagacaGATGTAAGCAGATGtttaatatcattaaaaataccTACAACTACTGATTAAGGGATTGTTAAAATGTGTACTCACTTTGCTAACAACAGCAGTTTCCTTGGTGCGCTTGAATGGCAAATTGACGCTGCCTGCTGCCGCATCTACAGTGGGAATGTCTTTTAGCAGATCACTTTTACTACGACGAAAGAGAcacaaattgttttataaaacacATGTgtcaataaagaattttatttatacttattagTGTCGGTCCGTGATTGCGCCAACATATCGAACTCATCAATATCTTTGTTTAACGGCTTAGCTGGGTTGGTATCTAAAAGTTAAATACTTTTTGTACCGAAATaagctaaataaaaatatagcatGTACTTACTCATGGCGCTGAATGTATTTGATAATTTCTCAGCACGCGCATCCAGATCTATTAGACGTGAATCATTTGGTATTGCACTAGCTTGTGAGGCACTAGTTGTGGGTGGTGGCACACCAATAGCAGCACCCAAAATGGCCGAAGGCGAAGTTGCGCTACTGCTGGTTCGATTCTTTTCATATCGTTGATGGCgcaaaaataaattgttcaattcaTCGTTAAGACGCAGCAACTCAGCGGTGAGCTCATCGTCATTGATGCGTCCGATTAAATCGACGATTCTGGCCTGCATTTCTCTGCAAATAATTTACTTtagatacattttttcttatgtaatatttttgtagttgctACATACTTGCACGTAGCTGTCAATTCCGTGAGTAGAGCATAGTCGTCGGGATCCTCTTGCCCCGGTTTTAATTCGGTCAACATTTCGCCCAACACTGACATATTATGTGCAACCACCTCCAATTCAGATTGCAGTTTAGTTGTTTGTTCTGCACTCAAAACGGTGGGTCCATTATTCTAAAAAGTAAAAGgtcatacaaaattttgttttctaaatataatttatgcaaCTTACATGTGGCGCCATGGGTATAGCGTGTTGTGGTGAAATTGTCTGTTGAACAACCTGTGGCGGTGGCTCAGGTACACTCTgtaaattaaagcaataatttattaaatagtttATTGTCTTCAAATAAGCGCTACTTACACGCTGTGGTGTGTAAATGGGTGCTAAATGTTCGATATCTGTCTGTGGAAACTCAATACCCTTATTCTTCAACTCCATGTACATTTGCGTAACACCATTCAAATCGGGTTGATTCTTAAAAGCATCTGCCCAGATTTGTATTAAACTTAATACTTTTTCTTGCATTACCGCTGGCGGATCATTTTTGGGGCCAATTAATTTGATTAGCTCTTGAATGAAGTCCTTTTGAGCAACTAGCACATGAAATGCTTTACCGCAATTTTTAACGCATGTCTCGAGTACGGTCAAGGTATACATAATAACCTGATTATCTTTGCCGGCATTTTGTGACAGTCTTTTGCGTATGGCTTTCATGGCATCACGTGCCGTGTCCGAAGATTCGTTAATCATGTCGCATATTTCCATATTCAAGGCCCAATTCTCGGATGCCAAAGAACTGTCAGTAGCTTGCTCTAGAAAGAACAAAAAGCCAATTATCAAACATTagtttgaattttgtattatggaataaaaaatgctaaaattcaTTGCCATAGTGTTAAAGATATTGGCAAATAATCTGATTAACCGCTAAATGTGAGTTTTGAATATTgttatttacacaaaattagCATATTAGTGCcatatttttttgagtaaaagcaCATATTAGAAGTAAGATGTGCTTTTAGATTTATAATGGTTtttatagttatgtatatatcaatGGTTAAATACatgaataaaaacattattaattGTCCCACATATGCTTTATAAAGGTAAATAACGTTTAAAGCATAtctgtataaataaatttaggcAAGTATGTGCCTTTAAAGTATTTATAAGAAAGGAATTTGCCATATCTGTTATTATATTACCTGCTTATCTACAAAATACTTCATGGAAGACACATTAAATTAGAGTTAACAATGTGTTTTTGTATTGCTTTTACAGACAAAAGTTTTTGTGCAGAAAGTTGCTCCTAATggttgcaaaaattaaaattacatatttcaaaacataaaaaacatatttttttcatttccacaCTATGAATTGCAGTTAGTTGGATTCAGATAGGTCTTGTTAATCGCATATCATGTGTCATATCAGCATAACAAGCTAATCtttagtatatttataaacagatgtacatatataaaaaaaaattacaataacaaattgtGTATATGGTAGATAACGTCGGTTAAAGGGTTCCCTTGCTCACCGCAAGTGCAATGGCGTGAGTCAACAATATTGAAATTCATTTCGAACACACACAGGTTATAGGTGCATATACCTAAATGAATGTATGAATTGTACATTTGTGCAACGCAATATTGCGAATTAggcatttaaataaaacaaatactaTAGTATAGCCAAACAGACAAGTTGTTGCTGTATATTTTCGCAAGCTTTGATGCACTATTTCTAACTTAATATTagagtatacacatacatataaacatatgtatgccgACTAGTATTGTGAAAAGTCAATTATCGTATCTATTACAAATATTAGTAATACCTAATGCTCAACAAAATATGTGCTTATTGTTTATACTCTTGTAGATATGTAAATCTGTGgacgttttttttgtaaaacatcACCAATTTCTTATAATTTAATTACCTATTCGTTGTCCAATTGGAGTTGAGAATGGATTGTTGAAGAATGATGCcatttttgttgatttgtttCACTATAAGAACTTAATTCTTTTTCACTAAATATCGTAGACAATTAACATTAAACAGCACAAAACACAATTCACTAGTTTTTCTATACTTCTTTACCAGTTGTACATTTCGTAATGACGTTTGTGAAATGACAAatgaattatttgtttttgtttgttttccacGACGGTATTgccatttcattttataaacatatattagttaagaaaaagtaatttttaaataattaattattgacagaaaatgttataaattttaatgcaaaacaTTTATATAGGCTGttagataaaattttattaaaattatatgacaTCATTTTAACTGGTTGGAATAGTTAAATTTATGCCAGTGACGTTTTGTGAAATGTCAATACTTCTTTTGCATAGTTTGGCATCAcccatatttatatgtatgcttgGCAGCACTTACAAAATCTTTGCTGTCAAGTGTAGTGTGAGGACTGGGCcgaataagaaaatttattcagtTCCGATATTTTTTGGATTTAATCCTTGCCCTTAGAAATAAACgaatatattcgaaaaaatgGCATGCAACGCAAATAAAGCGCCTTTCCTCCGTTCGATTGCAGTAAGTTAATATATTACAGTCTTTTTAAAAGTTTGATAACCCAAAACTCCGTGAACCGTGGTTACGTAAAACAATTTTCGCGACATACTTATCTGTCATTTAGCAAAAACTaatagtttttacttttttctgaattttaaaGAAACGCGGTTTGGCAAGTCAGTGTCCACGCCCCTTGGGCCAAGCAGCTGAAGTCCAATCAACTGTGTTGAATAACAAATTAGTGGTCGCCACTGCCGAAGCTTCCCTGCCAATTACGCGTGTTTCCATTGTTTTACGGTGAGTTAATTCTTCAGAAATGGAAACTCTTCCTTATCGTGTGTATTATTTTTAGTGCTGGATCGCGCAATGAAAGCTACGAAAACCAAGGAGCTGCGCATTTGTTACGCATTGCTGCTAATTTGTCCACCAAGAACTCTACTGCTTTTGCTATAACTCGTAATATCCAACAAGTTGGCGGTAGTTTGAGTGCATCAAACGATCGTGAATTGGTTACTTACACCGTTGAAACTACAGCCAATCAAATCGAGACAGGATTGCGTTATTTGCAGGACCTTGTACAGCCAGCTTTTAAGCCATGGGAGCTTGCTGACAATGTTCCACTTTTACGCACTCAGGTGTCGTCTGTTTCACCACaggtaaaatataaatactttttgaactgcataaattataattgaaatcaTTTGCAATCTTCATAAAGGAGCGTGCTGTAGAATTGTTGCACAAGGCCGCTTTCCGTTCTGGTTTAGGTAATTCCATCTACATCCCAAAACATCAAATTGGTAAATTGTCGAGCGAGTCATTGCTTCACTACGTTGCAAACACCTTCACACCCAGCCGCTGCGCTGTTGTTGGAGTTGGCATTGACCAAAACACCCTGTCAGGTTTTGCCCAGAACCTCGAATTGGCCTCTGGATCTGGAAAATCTAACTCCACTTCTTACTATGGTGGTGATGCACGCAAGGATACAGCAGGTAATGTTGCCCATGTCGCTGTTGCTGGACAAGGTGGTTCTCTACTCAACCAAAAGGAGGCTTTGGCATTTGCCGTTTTGAAGCAAGCCGTAGGATCTGGTGCTGCCACTAAGCGTGGCAATATTAATGGCACCTTTGGCAAAGCATTGCAAAGTGCTGTAACCGATGCATCCGTTTCATATAAGACCATTAATGCTGCATATGAAGATGCTGGTCTGTTCGGCTTTTTGGTTTCTACCGATGGACAAAACATTGGCAAGGTAAATCGTTATCGCAACAAATGTTGTGTAATCaattactaatttatatatattttgtgaaCTAGGCTGTTGATGCGTTGACACGTGCCTTGAAATCGGGCTCAGTTTCTTCTAATGATGTTAACCGTG
This genomic stretch from Bactrocera dorsalis isolate Fly_Bdor chromosome 5, ASM2337382v1, whole genome shotgun sequence harbors:
- the LOC105230077 gene encoding TOM1-like protein 2 isoform X1, encoding MASFFNNPFSTPIGQRIEQATDSSLASENWALNMEICDMINESSDTARDAMKAIRKRLSQNAGKDNQVIMYTLTVLETCVKNCGKAFHVLVAQKDFIQELIKLIGPKNDPPAVMQEKVLSLIQIWADAFKNQPDLNGVTQMYMELKNKGIEFPQTDIEHLAPIYTPQRSVPEPPPQVVQQTISPQHAIPMAPHNNGPTVLSAEQTTKLQSELEVVAHNMSVLGEMLTELKPGQEDPDDYALLTELTATCKEMQARIVDLIGRINDDELTAELLRLNDELNNLFLRHQRYEKNRTSSSATSPSAILGAAIGVPPPTTSASQASAIPNDSRLIDLDARAEKLSNTFSAMNTNPAKPLNKDIDEFDMLAQSRTDTNNKSDLLKDIPTVDAAAGSVNLPFKRTKETAVVSKPARENEVDEMEAWLGSSKEGAEGFEETLTSTEFDKFLEERAAAAENLPNIAAANTNSSVTSNAGADNQKKSSTKKPGDDDLLLL
- the LOC105230076 gene encoding myosin-10, which codes for MSDSDDTDILLLIPPNYFATATPEELEEFQIIHPVRSSATAFTRDVNYMNAYIGHRNHLNHSENNINEMEATLTESNTNIDGASDQRNMEMFVANKYTELNEINSRLKLLEREKDARFTAASDISTISNGTQAARHNREGLVHSTPKCYTNTERLYNKDAGGILNEIDNFLGDRNREQMDNVYQEEVNNPNSIITKPQQMKNRYQQAYPDVKTTLGADVNLISLSEIWGKSGQGTAIACAAPQQSVYIEEQLRRQHLERTVHSLQTRLLEYQQRLSVAIEVDRAKDAAICNAQSECKSLDAEVNQLREKVSKLEADNTQYGTKLESLQKELAQALSLVTKFQDKSEKLENELSTTSRKTNECTTMYKQQIEELELKIHGCKRSEEFAINELNKFKDKLVKVDYLNEKLKTRCDDLEKDCGTLRNQKELLQEFQQKQKTRADALETQRKSLQEKVTALTESEINLKKKMELQQKTLKTHYQQQLENAVDQKMKEFQQQLDKNEEILKIEARERERLIAERAVKQIELINEKNEMELNLLQEKQKEEVELYRIQLANATKKIEDLDCKLNAYKTKRAVIAEKLHDVMEDQWQKALEILTSPSNQSQQISNNTECESPANNENELNKDDSNYRTPKKNKTRDRILKIKENNLNNINERKSSPEPMDRLQAYIELLLSKSPSEFDKLDEILALASKTKSSTSNSKSDKHTNFCKPPWRG
- the LOC109579819 gene encoding DNA repair protein XRCC4-like gives rise to the protein MDSVYLKKILLKNLESDKKCYIYLHSEWDQKKLVKLYIKDSNTQHCYEGKIEVKDFEEAAEELDISLDEYLDVLKKVLTTDIGLDGFEIELDHENKIMRVNRTRDLHIMYVEIQLQEANKKYDMLDIALQKINNEKSKNEDQVIEKALSNAIDAVEKVLLEKEEWKEKMLAKFLLILNEKKNKIAKLEMELEKVSTGGRSNSNAQMDIHDSSDDDFNASTQPLTLPETVA
- the LOC105230078 gene encoding cytochrome b-c1 complex subunit 2, mitochondrial, yielding MACNANKAPFLRSIAKRGLASQCPRPLGQAAEVQSTVLNNKLVVATAEASLPITRVSIVLRAGSRNESYENQGAAHLLRIAANLSTKNSTAFAITRNIQQVGGSLSASNDRELVTYTVETTANQIETGLRYLQDLVQPAFKPWELADNVPLLRTQVSSVSPQERAVELLHKAAFRSGLGNSIYIPKHQIGKLSSESLLHYVANTFTPSRCAVVGVGIDQNTLSGFAQNLELASGSGKSNSTSYYGGDARKDTAGNVAHVAVAGQGGSLLNQKEALAFAVLKQAVGSGAATKRGNINGTFGKALQSAVTDASVSYKTINAAYEDAGLFGFLVSTDGQNIGKAVDALTRALKSGSVSSNDVNRGKALLKAAILESYSTDSSLINVIGIQAAHLKQVQSIDSLLSAVDGVTQQEVQEAAKKAGSSKLSVAAVGNLANVPYASDLA
- the LOC105230077 gene encoding TOM1-like protein 2 isoform X2 — its product is MASFFNNPFSTPIGQRIEQATDSSLASENWALNMEICDMINESSDTARDAMKAIRKRLSQNAGKDNQVIMYTLTVLETCVKNCGKAFHVLVAQKDFIQELIKLIGPKNDPPAVMQEKVLSLIQIWADAFKNQPDLNGVTQMYMELKNKGIEFPQTDIEHLAPIYTPQRSVPEPPPQVVQQTISPQHAIPMAPHNNGPTVLSAEQTTKLQSELEVVAHNMSVLGEMLTELKPGQEDPDDYALLTELTATCKEMQARIVDLIGRINDDELTAELLRLNDELNNLFLRHQRYEKNRTSSSATSPSAILGAAIGVPPPTTSASQASAIPNDSRLIDLDARAEKLSNTFSAMNTNPAKPLNKDIDEFDMLAQSRTDTNNKSDLLKDIPTVDAAAGSVNLPFKRTKETAVVSKKEGAEGFEETLTSTEFDKFLEERAAAAENLPNIAAANTNSSVTSNAGADNQKKSSTKKPGDDDLLLL